A stretch of the Duncaniella dubosii genome encodes the following:
- a CDS encoding DNA-directed RNA polymerase subunit omega, which produces MDYKKTNAPLNTQTRDLIKMSEDTGNVYETVCIIAKRSNQIAGEMKHDLEKKLQEFASLSDNLEEISENREQIEISRFYERLPKPTLIATQEYLEHKIHFRNPAKDHLNMD; this is translated from the coding sequence ATGGACTACAAGAAGACCAACGCACCTCTCAACACTCAGACCCGCGACCTCATCAAAATGAGCGAGGACACCGGCAACGTTTATGAAACCGTATGTATCATCGCCAAACGCTCAAATCAGATCGCCGGCGAGATGAAACACGACCTCGAAAAGAAACTTCAGGAATTCGCATCGCTAAGCGACAACCTTGAGGAAATCTCGGAAAACCGCGAACAGATTGAAATCTCACGCTTCTACGAGCGCCTCCCCAAGCCCACTCTGATTGCTACTCAGGAATATCTTGAACACAAGATCCATTTCCGTAATCCCGCAAAAGACCATCTAAACATGGACTAA
- a CDS encoding outer membrane protein assembly factor BamD, translating to MRKYLVLLATAMIFTSCGEYQRVLKSNDANYRLDYAKRAFEAKKYTQASTALEDIVTQFKGSEKAEDALYLLALSNYENKDYQTSGEYFKTYYSRFPKGKYTELARFYTGYGYYLDSPSLSSTSQGQ from the coding sequence ATGCGAAAGTACTTAGTCTTGCTTGCAACCGCCATGATCTTCACATCGTGTGGAGAGTATCAGCGCGTGCTCAAAAGCAATGACGCAAACTATCGTCTCGATTATGCCAAGCGAGCTTTCGAAGCGAAAAAATACACTCAGGCATCAACTGCGCTTGAAGACATCGTCACTCAGTTCAAAGGTTCTGAAAAGGCTGAAGACGCTCTCTACCTTCTTGCCCTCTCAAACTATGAGAACAAAGACTACCAGACTTCAGGGGAATACTTCAAGACATATTACAGCCGTTTCCCGAAAGGTAAATATACAGAATTAGCCCGTTTCTATACAGGCTACGGATATTACCTCGACTCCCCGAGCCTCAGCTCGACCAGTCAGGGACAATAA